The Engystomops pustulosus chromosome 2, aEngPut4.maternal, whole genome shotgun sequence genomic interval tcaagcttccacaaatcactTTGTAACGCTAAACTATGAGTTGAGTCTGAAGTGACCATACTGAACTGAACTGCTTGTTCAAAGGTAGCTACAACCTGAATGACCCCTGCATTTTCAGGATTTTGTTCTtgtctgttttatttatttttgctcaAATAAATATGAGCCTTTTTTAACAGAATCTTGAGTGATGACTTTTATAACGGCCAGAAGAACGCACATCTACGgctcattaaaataattataaaagttgactttagaaggaaggataacaaatataagattaccatagtcatagGGCTGTAGCaagcgatgaagcagcactccgtaatgataaaaaaaagtgatttattccaccatcaaacTGTTGttaagaagacctgcacccgacttCTTATGCACACAGTGCTGCTCTACATTGCTTGACTTTACATAGTCATAAGGTCTATATATATGAGTACCGGTATGTgttccttgtttatcatgctttattttcatggtagatttctctTTAAAGCACTTTTGGTAAATCTGCCTGTGAAGAGTGATATGATAAATTAATGAAATCAGTCATTGATTCATGTAAAAAACTGTTTTATTTGGCTAATATGACTACAAATTCTGATTTTGTTTTcaccataacttttttacttaCAGTGCCTCCATGGGCCATTATAGCTATAGCGGTGGTAGCTGGGTTATTGATCATCACTTGCTGCTTCTGTATATGTAAGAAATGCTGCTGCAAAAAAAAGAAAGGgaagaaagaaaaaggaaaaggGATGAAAAATGCACTGAACATGAAGGATATGAAGGGATCTGGCGGGCAGGTAACAAGTTACTTTATATATGGCTTAACCATAATGTCCACTAAAAActtgagggtgtggtcacatggtgcgttcttggaccgttCTTGAGGTGTTTTGAACGTTTTTGCATGTTTGGTTGGTTTGAAAcagttttcttcatttctggtaatgaaagcagctgtgttaacattttcactgcTGTGTACACTTCCAGAATTGAAGAAACActaattcaaaccagccaaacacatgcattacatgcaaaaatgcatacgtattaaccccttaagaaggcagggtttttcagctcatttcttgcactccaccttcaaaaatccataactttttcatttttacgtgtacagagcggtgtgagggaaaaaaattccgaatgtggaaaaattgaaaaaaagggcatgtgctttcttgtgggctcagtttttacgactttcactctgtgctccaaataacacctctactttattccttggttcggtacgatcacggtgataccaaatttatacaggttttttttagttttaatacattttcaaaaaagaaacaaatgtgtagaaaaaagaaaaaaaaattgccatcttatgacgctaataactttaatTAATCAaccttttcattgctaccattttgaggactgtgtgacattttgatcactttttattagattttttatgtcatgtaaaaaggtgtaaaagtcgcattttggacattagggcgccattttccgttttGGAGATCACTGCCGGCAATaaccgttgttatattttgatattttttacatttttgaaactttttttttctctttatttactatttcttagaccccctagggtacattaaccctagatggtcagatcgttcctaccatatgctgcaatacaactatattgcagtatatggcatttttgcttatgattcattgtaacaaatctgcggtaaccatgcagcctcgggacTGTAGGGACTTAGCAAAATAAACCATGATGTTAAAATCTCCGCTCTTGACCCAGCGTTTCCACAGGAAAAAACGCCATTTTCACCAAACCGAACATTAAGGGAAACCACACCGTgcttgttgtgggtatgtgggtaggccacagctttattttatAATTAACCTTGAATTTAATAAATAACAGTATAAACTTCAAAACCAacgaccaaaaaacacaaaaatttctgCCCATACGGGCCCTACGTTTCTTCTGAAACAAAACCTTCGCCCGAATGGCGGCTGCTGGCCGGCAGACATCATGAGGGCACCTCCGTTTTGCCTTCGGGCATGTGACAGACCGCCAAAGCTGTGACTTCTGTAAAAGAAACAGAAACAACCggcagaaaaaaggaattgacgaGAAAAATACCTGAAAGAAAATTTTAAACCGGAGGGCAGGGTGGGTGGGAGACTTCACACTCTCTGGGTTGagggtagaaggaaagaggccccctccACGTGCCCACATAACTTATAAACCACCGGGGCGGGCCCCCATAGGCCCGCCCAAACCTCCCCTTGAAGAGGGGGCCAATCGCTGCAAGAgcactttttaaaattaaatctcCACCCCCCTACAgtcccctgccccttctctaaGTGATGTGGGGCTAGTGAGACTGTAGGGACTTAGCAAAATAAACCATGATGTTAAAATCTCCGCTCTTGACCCAGCGTTTCCACAGGAAAAAACGCCATTTTCACCAAACCGAACATTAAGGGAAACCACACCGTgcttgttgtgggtatgtgggtaggccacagctttattttatAATTAACCTTGAATTTAATAAATAACAGTATAAACTTCAAAACCAacgaccaaaaaacacaaaaatttctgCCCATACGGGCCCTACGTTTCTTCTGAAACAAAACCTTCGCCCGAATGGCGGCTGCTGGCCGGCAGACATCATGAGGGCACCTCCGTTTTGCCTTCGGGCATGTGACAGACCGCCACGGAGCAGCCCTCTTTAGAAAATACTAAacccggctgcgaccccccacacggccCAAGGCAATAGCTTTTTCGGCTAATTCCTGGAGACCTAACAAAAAAATATCTGTGCCAATTGGGTTAAGGTGAACACCGTCCCCTATCAGCAGGTGACGGTTGTCCCCTTCCAGATCCTTGTGCCGGAAAGAAACTCCTCCAAGCGTTGCTACATGCTTGGAAATTCTTATATTTAAGCTCTTGCGAGCCCTCTCAATTGCCACATAGTCTCTGGCACCCCTCCAAAAACATCGGGGAATTATTTCCGACCAAGCAAGCACCACCGAATTAAAAAAGGAAGGAAAACGGGACAGGTCTTGCTTCATAAGTGAAACAAGTTCCCCTAACTTGACCTGCCCCAAGTCATTTCCACCTGCATGAATAATCAAGACCGCCGGCTCCCGACAGACCTGACTAATCTGCACCACCTCGGCAAGGACTTTAGACCACCTCATCCCGCGGGACCCGCGCCAGTGCACGCGTGCGTTTGGAATTCCTAAATCCTGACCGCATGGCCGAACCGCCGCTCTCCGCTCAGCCCAGTGCACGAAAGAATGGCCCACTATCCAGATATGGTTGATGGGACCTGCAAATATAACAGTTAGACTAAGGaatacaaaattattattatttttttttttttttttttttttttatattttattaatttatatataatatgattAAATCTACTATAAGAGGGTGAAAATtaaaataaggggttaaggtcTGGGCGAATATAGGATTTAAAGCACTCGGATTTCCACCGACCCAGATGCTTTATAGCTTCAGTACTCATACCGCAAGAGTGGGCAGTGGTAGCCGCACCGATGCGGAAAGAGTGGGTCCCAAATTCTGTAGGGTTAAGCCCAAGATAAAGAAGGGTTCTTTTAAATACGGAACTAAATTGAAAACGTGTGAGAGGAGAACCTGATTCATGTATAAAGAAATTATCAAAACCCTCTGGCCTGCAACGAGCGTAATTACAAACGTGAGTAACGGGGCAGGGGACAGATCCCATTGGTAAGATGGATATCCAAGTGCCTCGTCCAAAGGTATCGTTTTTTGAATAACGAATCCGAATTTTGACCGAAGAATGGGCAAGGATAACGTCGGAACGCAGCAAACCCCCTTGTTTTTTCCGGCTAAAAGGGACTAACTCGCCGATGCGGAGAGCACCAAAAAAGGCAACGGAAAAAGCCGCTTTAAATAAATATGCCTCAAAATTTGAGCTACAGATGCTGTCCACGACTTCACGAATCCGCTTCAGCAGAGGAAGGGAAACCGGCCGCCGGGAATCCTGCGTGTGACGCTGGCGCTTCCACCCTtttaataattgttttatcaCAAACGTCTTTGTGACATCCGGCCGATCATGTAATTTTAACATAAACGCTATTCCTGCTAAACTAGCCTTTGCCTTGTGAAAGGATGCCTCTTGGTGTTTCAATGAGACTAGAAAATCTAGGGTAAATTTGAGGATAGCAGGTTTCTCCACGGGTAAGTAACCGCCAGAGACAATAAGCCATTGCTTCCACGCTGCTGTATATTTTTGCCAAGTGGATTCAGACAGTGAACTTCTTATTAGCTGTTGCAACTGCTCACGACCAGGTTCCATAAGCACTGCGGGCATTCCGTCCCCGCCACGTCCGCTGACCCGTGGAGCTCTTTGAATACCTGAAACTGGGAACGAGACAAGGCATTAGCCATGCCGTTCGCAGGATCAGTAACGTATCGTGCCCTCAGCCAAATGTTTGACTGAAGGCAGCGTAGCACCAAGTGTCGAAGCAGCGCAAGGACCGggtaggaggaggaagagaggctATTAAGGGCCTGAACCACTGAAATATTGTCTGACCAAAACCTTATCCTATTATCCGCCAAGAGGGGGCCCCAAAGTTCAATCGCTACCACCAATGGGAATAAATGCAAAAGGGTTAAATTATTTGTCAGACCCGTGTTTAACCACATGGAGGGCCAATCACTCCTGCACCAATTTGAGCCATAAATAGAGGCGAAACCGTGAGAGAGGGAACAAGCCGTGAAAAGGTTTAGTGAGGAGTTATCCTTCTCAGCCTCTTGGAGTATGCCCGTACCATTAAAATCCTGGAGAAAAACCTGCCAGACTGACAAGTCCTCCCTCAGGGGATTAGTAACCCTGATAAAATGGTTTGGATTACAAGTGCCTTTTGTAGCTAAAGAGAGGCGGCGAGAGAAAGCTCGCCCCATGGGAATAACTCTACAGGCGAAATTTAGCAGTCCCAGGAGGACCTGGAACTGATGCAAAGTGGCTTTTTTCTTCCCAATAAGTGACTCAATCTCTTGGCGGAGTCTGTACACTTTTTCTTCTGGTAATCTAAAAGTCATATTTTCCGTATCAAGCTCGATACCTAGGAAAGACAATTTGGAAACCGGGCCGACCGTCTTGTCGGCGGACAAGGGGACACCGACAAACCTCATTAAAATTGTGAAGGTTTCCAACAAACGGGAACAAGTGTTGGTGTCCCGTTGACCGACAAACAAGAAGTCGTCCAAGTAGTGAGTGGTGGAATAGATACCCGTCTCATACCCCAGGAGCCATTCCAAAAACGTGCTGAAAACCTCAAAGTAGTAGCACGAAATGGAGCAACCCATGGGAAGACACATATCATAGAAAAAACGGTCCTCGAGGCAGCACCCCAAGAGATGATAACAGGTAGGGTGAACAGGCAATAACCTGAAAGCTGATTCAATGTCTGATTTAGCCAAGGACGCTCCTGGGCCAGCCTGTCTGACCAAGTTAACCGCCCTATCAAAGGAGACGTAAGAGACAGATGCCTCCTCCTTTGATATGGCGTCGTTGACAGAGGATCCCTTCGGGAAAGAGAGATGTTGAATCAGCCTAAATTTTCCGGGTTCTTTTTTGGGGACTAGGCCAAGAGGAGAAATTCTAAGGTTTGCAAAGGGTGGTTCTGAAAAGGGGCCAGCCATTCGGCCTAAACTAACTTCCTTAAGAACTTTCTCAAGGGCTAAAGACGGGTTCTCCCGCACCGACACTAAATTGCTACATTTGAAAACCGCCGTAGTGGGATGGTGCGGGATATAAAAACCGAAACGGAAACCTTCTTCAAGAAGGTTTGCCTCCCGTTTCTTTGGGTACAGACTTAGCCATGGGCTTAATCTGAGGACGTTCACTGGCGTTCTCGGGTTGGGGGACAGGGTTTTGCTTATTTCGGCGGAAACAGCGCAGGGCTGGATGATTGCCCCCGCAGATCGAACATTCGTGCCTAAATTTGCACGAAGAATAGAACCTGCAGTGGCCCTCGTTGTATAACCAGCATGCGCCGGTTGACTTGTGAGAGGAGGGAGCCGGCTGCTGCGATGTCCCTGTGGGGGTCCCAAGAAAGGGGCGTTGAGAGCGCTGCGCCAAAATAAGTTGAAGCCAAATATCTGTGGCTCTAGAAGCCCAACCTATACTCTGATTGTTTGAGAGGCAGCGACGAAATTCCTCGTCATACCGCCACCAGGCTGTTCCCCCGTGTATCTTAAATGCACTAATAATTGTGTCCAGGTAAACGAAAAGATCGGGGGCTGTGGCTGGAGACTTCTGTGTTATGATGTGTCCCATAACAGCAAATGCCTGCAGCCAATTATTGAAGGTTTTGGACACTTTAACCTTCTTTTCCGATCCCTTTTCAAAAACTCTCTCCTTATCAACCGTCACATGATCGACATTTAAAAGTGCCCAAATATCTACGAAATCACCcttctttattttttctttaacttCCTCGGACACGTGCGTACCTAGGGGGGATACTGCGCAAaacattgtgttttttaaaaGTCGATCCCGACCCTGGATTATCTAGAATTTGTACTCCCGTGGGACCCCTAGGGTGTTCCTGACTACCCGTGGGACCCCTAGGTTGTTCCTGACTACCCTCGAGATGTGCTAAAAAAGATTTTACTGCTGAAATCATGTCTGTGTTGTTCCCGTGTGtggaggtaatggccgaccaagAAGGAAGGCCACTGGACTCACCCGATGCTGTCAACTGTGCTGGCTGGGCCGACGGGTTGATCTGCGGAGAATGATGCGAAGGTGTAGGCGATGTTCCCTGGCCACGGTCGGATGACTGGTGATTGGCTGCTGATGCTTGCCTTTCATTGCGGGAAATTGATGGATGAGGGGCGGATGATGTTGGTCTTTCGTAGCGTGAGCTTGCCGGATGAGAGGATGCAGACGCTGGTGATGCTTGGTGACGATTGCTAGTAGCAGATCGATGAGATGGAGATCTGGACCTTCTGGAGCGTTTTGAGCGGTAGCGTGAAGGTTCGCTTTCGCGGCTGCCATGCATGCGATCGTGGAAGCGCGCCGCATTACGGCCGCTTGAACCAGAAGAGGAGCTTGAATAACGGTCGTGGCGGTAATGATGCTTCCTACGGCTGTGACCTGAAGAGGAAAACTCGGAGCCAGTATCAACGGTATAGTCGCGGTACGGCCTTCGAGGGTACTTTTTGCTGCCATGGCGATGAGTATGTGAAGTGGGGGTGGCCCTAGGCTCCCTAGGTAGTACTGGGGTAACATCAATAGTTTGGAGTGTTACATTGAgagatgtatggggggagggggatctGCTCCCTCTGAAAGAGCTCATTGCAGAAGGAGGCTGCGACACATTATGCGACACATAGGGGGAGACAGAgctcactgcaggaggaggaagcGACACATTATGCGGCACATAGGGGGAGATAGAGCTCGTAGCAGGAGGAGGCTGCGACACATGAGGGGAGAGAGAGCTCATAGCAGGAGGTGGCTGCGCAGCATGAGGGGAGAGCACCGAAGGAGAAAGGTGAGCTGCTGCCTGATGGCTATGGGACAGTGACCTGGTGGATACTAGGGGTAGGGGTGGGAGGGCAGTGGATCTGGACTTAGGGGGGGGAGCGGGGGGgtcgcgcgggggggggggggtgcgggggaggggggattgaAGCGCATGGCAGCGCTGCTTACCTTGAGGAGCGTCAGGATCTGTCCCACGCTGTTCTTGTCGGTAGCGGGAGGCAGCTCCCGCACGTGGCGCCGATGCTCTTTTCTTCAAAGCCGAGCCGCGCCGCCTGCTTGCAGATGGGGACCCGGGGCTGAGACGAAGCGGAGGCCTTGTTCTTCGCGCGGGCCTCCCGCGCTCGCTGGCCAGCAGCTCCCCCGATGTTCCAGTGGCAGGAACAGGTGTCTGTGAGGAGCTCTGGGCTGGAGGAAGAGACAGGGTAGCGGGCCAGCTATTGATGACGTCGGGAGTGGAAGCTTCAGGCGCACGCTGCTGCTGGGCATCCGATGCAGCTGCGCCCCGCTGTAATAACTCCTGGAGCCATGCAGAACCCTCAGAGGCAACGCGCTCGAGCACCTGGGTCTCGAGTGAGGACATCTTCAAGGGTGGAGGTAAGCTAGGAGGGGGTCTCAGACTTCACACTCTCTGGGTTGagggtagaaggaaagaggccccctccACGTGCCCACATAACTTATAAACCACCGGGGCGGGCCCCCATAGGCCCGCCCAAACCTCCCCTTGAAGAGGGGGCCAATCGCTGCAAGAgcactttttaaaattaaatctcCACCCCCCTACAgtcccctgccccttctctaaGTGATGTGGGGCTAGTGagtctgtcatggcaaccgatcgccgccccccgatgacgatcTGAAGGAAGATGGCaaagcccatgcgccgccatgctTTCAGTGCTGCCGACGACTTTGACGGCGGGAAGGAagaggttaacacctgcgatcagtgcaagcaccgaccgcgagtGATAGCGGTGGGTCTTTgtttcaatatgcagcaaagcccatctctgtatgaacagggctcagcctgtgagccctcttcaaacgCCCTTctt includes:
- the LOC140118858 gene encoding uncharacterized protein; amino-acid sequence: MSSFRGSRSPSPHTSLNVTLQTIDVTPVLPREPRATPTSHTHRHGSKKYPRRPYRDYTVDTGSEFSSSGHSRRKHHYRHDRYSSSSSGSSGRNAARFHDRMHGSRESEPSRYRSKRSRRSRSPSHRSATSNRHQASPASASSHPASSRYERPTSSAPHPSISRNERQASAANHQSSDRGQGTSPTPSHHSPQINPSAQPAQLTASGPINHIWIVGHSFVHWAERRAAVRPCGQDLGIPNARVHWRGSRGMRWSKVLAEVVQISQVCREPAVLIIHAGGNDLGQVKLGELVSLMKQDLSRFPSFFNSVVLAWSEIIPRCFWRGARDYVAIERARKSLNIRISKHVATLGGVSFRHKDLEGDNRHLLIGDGVHLNPIGTDIFLLGLQELAEKAIALGRVGGRSRV